In the genome of Streptomyces sp. NBC_00259, the window GGCATGGTCGACCAGCTCTCGCTGGTCACCGCGGAGGTCACCCGGGTCGCGCGCGAGGTCGGCGGCGAGGGCCGGCTCGGCGGCCATGCCCGGGTGAAGGGCGTCGGCGGCGTCTGGCAGGAACTCACCACCGGCGTGAACACCATGGCCGACAACCTCACCTCCCAGGTGCGGTCGATCGCGCAGGTCGCCTCCGCCGTCGCCCGCGGGGACCTGACCCGGAAGATCCGGGTCGACGCGCGCGGCGAGATCCTGGAGCTGAAGGAGACCATCAACACGATGGTCGAACGGCTCTCCTCCTTCGCCGAGGAGGTCACCCGGGTCGCCCGCGAAGTGGGCACCGAGGGCAACCTGGGCGGGCAGGCGACCGTACGCGGAGTGTCCGGGACCTGGAAGGACCTCACCGACAACGTCAACTCGATGGCGATCAACCTGACCAACCAGGTGCGCAACATCGCGCAGGTCACCACGTCCGTCGCACAGGGCGATCTGACGCGCAAGATCGACGTGGACGCGCGCGGCGAGATCCTGGAGCTGAAGACGACCATCAACACGATGGTCGACCAGCTGTCGTCGTTCGCCGCCGAGGTCACCCGCGTCGCCCGCGAGGTCGGCAGCGAGGGGCGGCTCGGCGGCCAGGCCGAGGTCGAGGGCGTCTCCGGCACCTGGAAGCGGCTCACCGAGAACGTCAACGAGCTGGCCGGGAACCTCACCCGCCAGGTCCGCGCGATCGCCGAGGTGACCAGCGCCGTCGCCGAGGGCGACCTCACCAGGTCGATCGCGGTCGAGGCGCCGGGAGAGGTCGGCGATCTCAAGGACAACATCAACGCGATGGTCGAGTCGCTGCGCGCCACCACCCGCGCCAACGAGGAACAGGACTGGCTGAAGACGAATCTGGCCCGCCTCGTGGGCCTGATGCAGAGCAGTCGCGACCCCGCCCAGGTCGCCCACGTGATCATGGAGGAGGTGCCGCCGCTGGTCTCGGCGCAGTACGGCGCGTTCTTCCTGGCCGAGTACGCCGAGTACGCGGAGAACGCCGACAACGACGCCGAGGAGGACGGCGACGGCCCCCAACTCGTCATGACCGCCGCCTACGGAGCCCCGCCCACGCGAGCGTCCGAGCGGCCCGCCCGCTTCCGGCTCGGCGAGTCCCTGGTGGGCCAGGCCGCGCTCAGCGGCCGCACCATCGCCGTCGACGATCTGCCGCCCGGCTACGTCACGATCTCCTCCGGTCTCGGCGCCGGTACGCCCGCGGCCCTGATCGTGCTGCCGATCCTGGTCGAGGGCCAGGTGCTCGGCGCCGTGGAACTCGCCTCGTTGCGCCCCTTCACCGGCATCCACCGCGACTTCCTCGACCAGTTCGTGGAGACGGTCGGCGTCATCGTCAGCTCGCTCATCGCCCATGCCCGTACCGATGAGCTGCTGGACCAGTCCCAGCGGCTGACCTCCGAACTCCGCACCCGCTCCCAGGAGTTGCAGGCACGCCAGGAGGAGCTCCAGCGCTCCAACGCCGAACTCGCCGAGAAGGCGGCCCTGCTGGCCGACCGCAACCGGGACATCGAACGGAAGAACCTGGAGATCGAGCAGGCCAGACAGGAGCTGGAGGAGCGGGCCAAACAGCTCTCCCGCACCTCGATGTACAAGTCCGAGTTCCTCGCCAACATGAGCCACGAGCTGCGCACCCCGCTCAACAGCCTGCTCATCCTGGCCCAGTTGCTCGCCCAGAACCCCGAGGGCAATCTGACGGAGAAGCAGGTCGACTACGCCGAGGTCATCCACTCCGCGGGCTCCGACCTGCTGCAGCTGATCAACGACATCCTCGATCTGTCCAAGGTCGAGGCGGGGAAGATGGACGTCCACCGCGAGCCGGTCTCACTGCACCGGCTGCTGGAGTACGTCGAGATGACGTTCCGCCCCCTGGCGAGCGAGCGCGACCTGGACTTCCGGGTCGTCACCGCGCCGGGAGTCCCCGCCGAGATCACCACCGACGAGCCACGGCTGCGGCAGGTGCTGCGGAACCTGCTGTCCAACGCGCTGAAGTTCACCGAGAGCGGCGCCGTCGAACTGCGGATCGACAAGGCGTCGGACGACGAGCTCCCGGAGGCGCTCCACGGCGTGCAGGTGGTCGCCTTCCGGGTACGGGACACCGGCGTCGGCATCGCACCGGAGCATCTGGACAGCATCTTCGGCGCGTTCCAGCAGGGCGCCGTCACCACCGGCCGCCGCTACGGCGGCACGGGCCTCGGACTGTCCATCAGCCGCGAGGTCGCCCAGCTCCTCGGCGGCGTGCTCGTCGCCGAGAGCCGGCTCGGTGAGGGCAGCGAGTTCACCTTCTACGTGCCCGTCGGCGGCTCCCCGCCGTCGCGTGCCGTCACCGGGACCGGGATCGCGGCAGGCGCGTCACGGCCGGGCGGTGAGGCCCTGCCCTCCGCCGACAAATCGCTCGCCGGGCGGGTGGTCCTGATCGTCGACGACGACGCGCGGAACGTGTACGCGCTCACCGAGATCCTGGAGGCCGAGGGAGTGCGGGTGCTCACGGCGGACGACGGACGGACCGGCATCGAACTGCTCACCGCCCACCGGGAGGTGGACCTCATCGTGATGGACGTGATGATGGCCGGGATGGACGGCTACACGGCCACCGCCGCCATCCGGAGGATGCCCGGCTTCGCCGACGTCCCCGTCATCGCCGTGACCGCCAAGGCCATGCCGGGCGACCGGGCCAAGAGCCTGGCGGCAGGCGCAAACGACTACATCACCAAACCGGTGGACGCGGACGACCTGGTCACCCGCGTACGCAGCTGGCTCAAGCGGCGCTGACCGCACCGGGGGTGAGGGCGGACGGGCCGCAGGCGGAACGCCCGGGGACGGGGAGGGCCGACGGGCCGCAGGCGGGACACACGAGGACGGTGCCTCAGGACAGCCGGACGACGACCAGGCTGGTGTCGTCGTCCGTGTCACCGGTGACCGAGGCCAGCAGGGCGTCGGTCCGCTCGTCCAGTCCACCGGGGCGCAGGCGTTCCACCGCGCGCCGCAGCCGCTCCAGACCCTCGTCGATGCCGGTGCGCCGGCTTTCCACCAGACCGTCCGTGTACAGCATCAGCGTGTCCCCGGGCACGAGGGGCGTCACCGTCTCCGTGTAGTCGGCCGCCGGTACCGCCCCCAGCAGGATGTTGCGCGGCGGTTCGAGGAACACGGCCTCACCGGCCCGCAGCAGGAGCAGCGGGAGGTGCCCGGCGCTCGCCCAGCACAGCGACCGGTCCGACGGGTCGTACAGCGCGCACACCGCGGTGGCCGTCGGACGTCCGTGCGTGTGCAGCGTCACCTCGTTGAGCCAGGCCATCAGGCGTGCGGGCGAATGACCGGTGAACGCCAGCCCGCGCAGCGCGTTCCGCAGCGCCACCATGCCGGTCACCGAGTCGATGCCGTGCCCGGCGATGTCGCCGACGGCGACGAGCACCCGGCCGCTGGGCAGCGGCAGTACGTCGTACCAGTCGCCGCCGACGCGGTACTCCTCGGCCGCCGGCCGGTAGCGCGCCGCGACCTGGAGGCCGGGCAGGCGCTGCAGCACGGGCACTTCGGGGACGATCGCCTGCTGGAGCTGGAGGACGAGCTGGTGGCGCAGCGCCGCCTGCGTCTGGGCGGCGGTCAGCCGGTCGAAGGTCGCGGTGAGCGCGATCTCGGTGTGGTGCTGCGCCGAGACGTCCTGGTAGACGCCGGTGATGCCGGTGAGGACCCCGCCCGTCAGCAGCGGCTCGGCGGCGATCCGTACGTGCCGCAGCCCGCCGTCCTCGCGGACCGCGCGTACGACGGTGTGCGCGCCTTCACGGCGCTCCGTCAGCTCCACCAGCAGCTCGTTGAGGTTGCCGGTCTCGTCGCGGTGCAGATGCGGGGCGAGCCGGCGCAGCGGCACCGGGGGAGCGGCGGGATCGAGCCCGAAGATCCGGTACGCCTGGTCGCTCCACCGGGACTTGCCCGTGATCAGGTCGTCCTCGAACGCGGCCAGGTTCTCCAGCCGGCCCAGCACGCGGCTGAGGGACAGCCCGGGGTCGGTGGCGCCGTGCCAGAGCACCACCGTCCGGCCGGGGCCGACGGGCAGCACCCGCACATCGTGCAGCGGATCGGGATCGCCTGGCCGGTGCTCGACGGGCACCCGGGCCGCCCGCTGCGGGGCCGCCGACTCCCGGGCCACCCGTGCCAGCCGTACGAGACCGGCCTGCATGACCGGGAACAGCTGGGCGAGCGGCCGGCCCGCCGGGCCGTGCACATGACGCGCCGAGTCCAGCGCCGGCCGGTTGAGATGCTCGACGTGCAGCGTTCCGGTCTCCGGATCGGCGCGCAGGACCATGGCCGGATGGGTCAGCAGATCCAGGAGCGGGACGAGCACACCGGACTCCGAGGGGTCGCTCGCGCCCGCGTCCAGGATCCGCGCGGCCGGTACGGCCAGACCCGTCAGCGCCCGTCGTACGGGCTCGTCCAGGGCCGTGGGCCCGGGCCAGTCGACGAGGGCGAGGCCCGTCACCACACCGCGCTGCCGCAGGGGCAGCAGGGCCCGGGCCGCGTCCGGCGCGGGCCCCGGCAGCCGCTCGCCCTCGGGCGGACCGGCCGGCAGCCACAGGGGCGCCGCCTCGGCCAGCACCCGGTGCAGCGCGCTGCCGGTACCCGGTGGCACCCAGCGCCAGTGCGCGGCCTCCAGCGCGCTCACTCCGGCCTGACCGGCGAGCTGGAGGCAGTCCGTCTCGGTACGCCGGAACAGCCAGAGCCCCCGGACCCCGAGCGGCCGCATCCCGCCGTCCAGCAGGGTTCCGGCGATCTCGTCGACCGAGCTGCCGGTCTGTGCCGCTGCTTCCGCCGTCGCCTCGACGAGGCGTGCCCTGCGGGCCGCGGACCTGTCCTCGTCCGTGGCGGCCTCGGCGGCGGCCCCGGTCCCCGCGGCGGCGGCTTCGATGTCCCCGCTCGCCGCACCGTCCCCGCCCGGTGCGCCCTGCCCGCCCGGTGCGCCCTGCCCGGCCGCGGCATTGACGATGTCGGCGGCGAGATCCTCCGGGGAGACGTTCGTGGTCTCGGCCAGCTGAGCGAGGTGGTCCGCGGCGTCGGCGGGGGTGAGGGAGCGCTGGGCGACGAGGACGCCCGAGGCGAGGTCGAGCAGATGACGCCGTGCGAGATCCCGGCGCAGGCCGGCGAGTTCGGCGGTGAGCTGGGCGACCGCGGCGGTCAGTGCGTCTGGGCCGGGCTCGTCCGGGCCGGGTGCGTCCGGCCTCGGTTCGTCCTGTCCTTGATTGGACATGGTCATGTCGTCTCCAGCGTGACGAACCGGATTCTACCCGGGCGAACCGCCCCGGGCAGCGGACGCCCGCCGCACCCGTCCAGGGGGTGCGGCGGGCCGCCGCCTCCTCGGGCCAGGTGGCCCGTCGGTCAGGCGCCGCGCGGCCGGTCCGGCCCGGGGCCGTGCGGTCCGCGCGGCGGTCCGTGCCGCCGATGGTGCTGCTGGTCCTGGCGCGACGGCGCGGGGGCGTCCGGAGCGCCGTCGTCGCCGTCGTCGCCGTCGTACTCCCGGCGCAGCTGCTCGGCCCTGCGACGCAGTCGTGCGCGGTGCTCGGGATCCTTGCAGCGCTCCGCGCCGCGGTCCAGTTCCTCGGCCATCACCCGGACCTGCTCCGACGTCCTGACGGGTTCACCTGCTGTGCTCATGGCTCCTCCTTCCGTGCCCGCACGCCTGACGGCGACGGGCCAGGGGCCATGTGCCAGGCAAACACGGCGAGGTCACGTGCGCATCCGATCACGTCACTCAGTGTGATGACGTGGCCTCCCACCTGGTGCTTTCCGTCGGGAGCCCGGTCGTGACCGGCAGCTTCCACCACTTTTCCGGGATAACCGGGAGGAACCGGGGCAGGCGCCGTACGTCAGCGAAGGGAGAGGGGAGTGGACACCATGACGCAGCTGGTGAAGGACGTGATGACGATCGGAGTGCTGGCACTCCCGCCCGAGGCGTCACTCGTCGAGGCCGCCCGGTTGATGCGCGACAGGGACGTCGGTGATGTGCTGGTCGCCGACGACGACCGGCTGCTCGGTGTGCTGACGGACCGTGACATCGCGGTACGTTCGGTCGCGATGGGCCATGACCCGCACATCATGCCGGTCCGATCCGTGTGCACCCCCGACGTGCTCACCGTCCGGCCCGACGCGGACTCCGGGGAAGCCGTCAGCATCATGAGGGAGCACGGAGTGCGCCGGCTCGCGGTCGTCGACGACGGTCACCCGATGGGCGTCGTCACGCTCGGAGACCTCGCGAGGGCGCGCGATCCCGGATCCGCCCTCGCCGGCATCAGCGCGGCCCCGCCGAACACCGGCGCCTGAGGCCACTGCCGTACGAGGACTGCCGTACGAGCACCTTCCGCAAGGGCGCGTGACGCCCGGCCGCCGCGCGGGGTGGCCGGGCGTGAGGCCTGAGGGCGTGAGGCCTGCGCTCGCGCCGGTGCGACGCATCGGCGCGAGCGAGAGGGCTCCTCAGCCGTCACATACGGCCGTCACATGTGACGGCCGTAGTGCTGCTCGATGAGACGGATGGACGCCACATCGTCGGCGTACCGCCCGCTCTCGAAGTCCGGCGAATCCTTGATCTGCTGCTTCGAGCAGTCCACGTGGACCGTCTCGCCCTCGTGATCGACGCGCGAGACGACTCCCGCCGGGACGAGCACATGGTGACCGAAGATCCACGGCCCGGTGTTCACGACGATGTAGGACCGGCCGACGTCCCCGGAGTGCTTGTCGATCTTGCCGATGGCGCCGTCGGTCGCCTCGACGTGGTAGCCGATGAGCTGCGCCCCCGGCACGAGTCCCGCGCTCTCCGGGAAACCCCAGATGCCTTCACCCATGGCGAAGTCCTTTCCTCTCACGTCGGCCTACCGCTGGGGCGCCCTCCACTCCGGACGCATCGGCGACTACGCGGGCCGACGGAGCGTTGTGCACCGGACCGTTCGGACCGTTCGTCGAGGTGCGCACGTGGCTAATAACCGTGTCGCGCACCCACGTCCGACCGGTTCGTCCTCCGGTCCGGCGTCGTCCGCCAGCAGTGCCGCGCGCAGCTTCGTGAGGACCCGGGCCAGCAGCCGGGAGACGTGCATCTGCGAGATGCCGAGCCGCTCGCCGATCTCCGACTGGGTCAGATCGTCCCCGAACCGCAGGGCGAGGATGGTGCGTTCACGCTCGGGCAGCTCCGCGATGAGCGGCTTCAGGCACTCCAGACACTCGATGATGTCCAGGGCGGGGTCCTCCGCGCCCAGCCGGCGCGTGAGGGGACTCGTGGACTCGTCGTCCTCGAGAGGCTCGATGGAGCGGGCCACGTAGCCGTTGGCGGCGCGCTGGCCCTCGACGACCTCCTCCTCCGTGAGCCCGAGGCGGTCGGCCAGTTCTGCCGCGGTGGGCGCGCGGCCGAGGTCCTGCTCCATGACGTCGTACGCCTTGGCGAGGTCCAGCCGCAGCTCCTGCAGCCGCCGCGGCACCCGCACGGCCCAGCTGGTGTCACGGAAGAAGCGCTTGATCTCGCCGACGACGGTGGGCAGTGCGAAGGAGGTGAACTCGACCTCGCGCTCGACGTCGAAGCGGTTGATCGCCTTGATCAGGCCGACCGTGCCGACCTGGACGATGTCCTCCATGGGTTCGCTGCGGCCGCTGAAGCGGGTGGCGGCGAACTTCACGAGGCTCAGATTGAGCTCCACGAGCGTGTTGCGGACGTACGAGTACTCCTCCGTGCCCTCCTCCAGCGTGCGGAGCCGCCGGAACAGGGAGACGGAGAGAGCGCGCGCGTCCAGCGCGCTGATGGTGCGGAAGTCCGGAATCTCCGGCAGACCGTCGAGTGCCGCCGAACGCTCCGGGCGGGCGGCACGGACGGTCGTGGGCTGTCGGGTGCTGGCGATGGGGGACATGAGCATCCTTCGACGGGAGGAGGCCGGCGCCGGTGGCTGCGGCGCGACCGTCGGTCGAGCTCTGCCGAGCTCATACCCATATGCCCGCTTTTGATGCTTTGGCGTTTTCGCGCCGTGTGCTGCGGTGTGTGCGAAAGGAGACGAAGCGGCAACCGTACGTAGCGGCTTCGGTGGTGTGCGGGCGCGCACTCCCCGTCAGGGCAGGTAACGCTCCAGCGCCGCGGCGCCCTTCTCCTCGATCTCCTTGCGGGCGCGTGCCAGGTTGGCGGGCGTGGGCTCACGGCCGGACGCCATCACCAGATCCTCGGCGTCGAAGGGCCGTTCCGATCCGGTGAATATCTGCGCCGGCCCCTGCCTGCTCTCCGGCTGCTCGCCGCTCTTTTCCTGCTTCATGATGTGCCTCCGGGCGAAATCCCGTGTCTGGGGACGGGGGAACTGACTACCAGCATCACGCGGGATCCGGCGCAATGCAGCCCGGCGGGCACAAAGCGCCGGAAATCCGGCCCGGTCGGTAACGCGACGCAGTACTTGCCCGGCGTGGTGCGGCCCGTGGTGCGCGCCTTCCGCGTCACGCACGGTCCGCGGTGGGCACGGTCCGTAGCGCGCAACGTCGGTAGCGCGCCAGGTCCGTGTCGTCAGGTGGGTCCGTGTCGTCAGGCGACCGTGTTGTCAGGCGATCGACGCCGAGACGATCGCCGCCACCGCGATGTTGCACGACGCCGTGACCCACACCGCCGGGTGCGGCTCCGGCTCCACCAGCGTCGCCCCCAGCTTGCCCGGCGTCACGAGGTCGACGACCAGGAACGCCACGGCCATCAGCACCAGCCCGAGCAGACCGAACGCCGCGGTCGACGCGAGGCCCTTGCCGAAGTCGTTGTACGTCGTCCAGATCGAGGTGAAGACGATGCCGCCGATACCGAGCAGGGCCGAGCTCAGCAGAACGGCCGCGTTGCGATTGCGCTCCTCCCAGATCTGCCGGCCCAGCTTTCCGGGCGTCAGCAGGTCCACCAGGAGGATTCCGAGGATCAGCAGCACCACGCCGAGGGCACCGTAGGCGGTGGCCCGGCCAAGTCCGTTGACTATGTCCGTCATTGAGAAGCCAGTCTCCGTCGTCTGAAAATGATCGTGGTCAAGGCGCCGCAAAATGTATCGCACGGGCTTCGCCCCGAGTCGCCCGCCCGACTCGCCGCCGGCCGGGCCACTCCGCCGCTCGCACGCGCTGGGGAACCTCGTACGCGCTGGGGAGCGCCCGACGCGCGGATGCACCTGCCCGGCGAGATGCTGTTGCTGTGCGCAGTGATGGCGGGCCGCCCCGGCGCCCGGGTTATCTCGCGGCGGCCGCCGTGTTCGCGATCGGCATGGCCGGGACGACCCTGCCCACCCCCCTGTACGGCCTCTACCAGCAGGAGATCGGCTTCTCCGAGCTGGTCGTCACGCTGGTGTTCGCCGTCTACGCCCTCGCCGTCATCACCGTGCTCCTGGTGGCCGGCAACTACTCCGACGACGTGGGCCGAAGGCCCGTGCTCCTGGCCGCCATGGCCTTCTCCGCCGCGAGCGCGGGCTGCTTTCTGCTGGAGCGCGGTCTGCCCCTGCTCTTCGCGGGACGACTGCTCTCGGGTGTCGCCGCCGGGCTGCTGAGCGGTGCGGCGACGGCGGCCGTCATCGAACTCGCCCGCCCGGGACGCAAAGCGCGCGCCGGGTTCGCCGCCACCGCCGCGAACATGGGCGGCCTCGGCTGCGGACCACTGCTGTCCGGCCTGCTCGCGCAGTACGCGCCCCGGCCGTTGACGCTGGTCTTCTGGGTGCATCTGGGACTGATCGCGGTGGGGTGCCTGATCACCTGGTCGCTGCCGGAGACCGTCGAGCACCCGAAGAGGTGGCCACCGCTGAGGCCGCAGGGCGTCAGCGTGCCCGACGAGGTCAAGGGCGTGTTCGTGCCCGCATCGGTCGCGGCCTTCGCCGGCTTCGCGCTGCTGGGGCTGTTCACCGCCGTGGCGCCGAGCTTCGTGGCGACGACCCTGGACGTGCACAACCTCGCCGTCACCGGCGCGGTCGTCTTCTCCGTGTTCCTCGCCTCGACGGCCGGACAGTCGCTGACCCCGATGGTCGGTGTCCGCCGGGCGCTCCCCGTAGGGTGCGGCCTGCTGGTCGTGGGACTCATGCTGGTGGCCTCGTCACTGATCGCCCAGTCGCTGCCCCTGCTCGTGGTGGGCGCCCTGTGCGGGGGAACGGGCCAGGGCCTCGCCTTCCGCGCGGCGCTCACCCTCATCGGCGACGCGGCCCCGGCACACCACCGGGGCGGGACCATCTCGGCGTTCTTCGTCGTCGCGTACACCGGTATCTCCCTGCCGGTCGTCGGCGTCGGCGCGATGGCCACCTGGCTCGGACTGCGCACGGCGGGGCTCGTCTTCTCCGTATGCGTGATGGTGATCGCCGCCTGCGCGGGCACCTACGCGGCCCTCCGCCCGCCCATGGAGCGCAGCACCGAACCCGCTGCCCGGGCAAGCGACTCGTTGTAGGCTGCGGAGAAGATCGGTGCAGCACGGCGACCTGGGTTCGAGCGGCAGCCTTCGCGCCCCCGAGGACCCGGGGCGCGACGGGACGCACACCGATCCGGGACGGAACGGGGACGCCCGATGGCGCGGACACTTCAGTGCTTCCGATGGAAGCGCGTCGTCCTCCCCGTCGGCGTGGTGGCCGCGCTCTGTCTGACCGGCCCGGTCCTCGCCGCCTGCTCCGGCGCGGCCGAGTCCGGTACGGCCGACAGGACCGGCGAAGTGCCCGGATGGGACGACAAGGCCACCCCTGCGACGGTCAGCCGGCAGATGAACATCGACTTTCCGTCCAAGGCCGCCGACATACGGGCGGCACATCAGAACGGGCTCCAGGATGACGGGCTGCTGCTGGCCTTCACCCTCCCCACCTCCGGTGTGAACGCCTTCGTGGAGCAGCTCCGGCCCGAGGGTGGGTTGAGGCAGCGCGACGAGCCCCGCAAGAGCGTCGCGAAGCCCATGACCCCCTTCTCTCACCTCGGACTCCCGGAACCCGAGTCGTTGCCGGACGTCCAGGAAGGGCAGGTCTGTGCCCCCTGCAGCGGAGACTTGAACTCCCTGGCGATCGCGGTGCACAGGCTGGACGACAGCGAGAGCCGGGTCTACCTCAGGGCAGTCGACTGACGAGAACATTCGGCGGCCGGCGGCTCTGCCCGGGGCTCCTGCTTCACATCAACCACCCGGTCATTTCCGGAGGGTAAGGAGTGGCGACGTTCAACCGAGCGACCACCGCATTCCCGAGATCATGCCGGACTTGTCCAAACGTCCGGAGAATCCGAGAAACGAACGCCTCGATCATCCGAGGAACACCGACTGATGGCCGACGACGAGAAGAGCCAGAACGCACAAGACATCGTGGTCGCGGAATGGGCGACCGTTCTGGCCTACGGCCCGGAACGCGTCGACCCGATCGTGCCCCGCACCGCCTACGGCCATCCGGCCCTGCGCGAACCGTTCCCCATGGTCGGCCACGGCGTCCTCTACCTGAGCCGGTGCACCCAGTACCCGTGGACGCACGATGTGCCGACCGCTTTCCCGCACGTCGCCGGCGGCTACCGCGTCCGGCGCGAGTCCGACCGCTCGCTGGTCGGCATGGCCGGGACCGTGGAAGAGGCCTACGAGTTGATCGCGGCCAACCTCCCCGAGGGCTGCGGCCCGGCAGTCGACGGCACTCCGGACGATCTGTGACGCGTGTTGGCCCGGGCATGTCGAACCCTGTCGGTGTGACTCCCGGGACACCTGAGCACCGCTGGAATCACAGGGGGCGGGAGAGCTGCTGTACCGCTCTGGCGATACGTCGGAAGAGTCGGTAGCCGGTCAGCTCCAGTCCTGAAAGATCTGGGGAGAGCCGACCGAAGAAGGCGACTCGTTGTAGGCTCCAGAGATCGCCCTTGACCTGCAGAAAGCAGGCAGGGAGCTGCAGGCATTTCGGGAGTTTTGCCATGTTTCGTACCATGTTCAAGTCCAAGATCCACCGCGCCACCGTGACCCAGGCGGATCTCCACTACGTCGGATCCGTCACCGTCGACGCCGCACTGATGGAGGCCGCGGACCTGCTCCCCGGCGAACTCGTGCACATCGTCGACATCGACAACGGGGCCCGGCTGGAGACCTACGTCATCGAGGGTGAACGCGGTTCCGGCGTCATCGGCATCAACGGTGCCGCCGCGCATCTCGTCCACCCCGGCGATCTGGTGATCCTCATCAGCTACGCCCAGGTCGACGACGCCGAGGCCCGCGCGCTGGTGCCGCGCGTCGTCCATGTCGACGAGCGCAACCGCATCGTCGAGCTGGGCTCGGACCCGTCGCGGCCCGTGCCCGGCAGCGGCACCGAGAGCAGCCCCCACGCCGTCCCGGCCGCCACCGCGGCGCACTGACCCGAGAACTGACCCGAGGAGAACACGATGGCCGATCCAGAGATCCGCGACGACCGGGAGAAGGGCCGCCTGGAGGCGTACGTGGACGGCATGTTCGCCGGTCACGTCGCGTACTTCACGCTGGACTTCGATCCGGCCGCGCTCGTCCCGGTCCACACCATCGTGGAGCCGATGTTCGAGGGCAAGGGCGTCGCGAGCTCGCTCGTCCGCTCGTTCTACGCGATGGCCGCCCGCGAGGGT includes:
- a CDS encoding HAMP domain-containing protein, with the protein product MDASGHSRPPLRDQEREEVRPPAALSEEGLRKLLAGLTAVRDGDFSARLPDEADGIMGEIAGVYNGMVDQLSLVTAEVTRVAREVGGEGRLGGHARVKGVGGVWQELTTGVNTMADNLTSQVRSIAQVASAVARGDLTRKIRVDARGEILELKETINTMVERLSSFAEEVTRVAREVGTEGNLGGQATVRGVSGTWKDLTDNVNSMAINLTNQVRNIAQVTTSVAQGDLTRKIDVDARGEILELKTTINTMVDQLSSFAAEVTRVAREVGSEGRLGGQAEVEGVSGTWKRLTENVNELAGNLTRQVRAIAEVTSAVAEGDLTRSIAVEAPGEVGDLKDNINAMVESLRATTRANEEQDWLKTNLARLVGLMQSSRDPAQVAHVIMEEVPPLVSAQYGAFFLAEYAEYAENADNDAEEDGDGPQLVMTAAYGAPPTRASERPARFRLGESLVGQAALSGRTIAVDDLPPGYVTISSGLGAGTPAALIVLPILVEGQVLGAVELASLRPFTGIHRDFLDQFVETVGVIVSSLIAHARTDELLDQSQRLTSELRTRSQELQARQEELQRSNAELAEKAALLADRNRDIERKNLEIEQARQELEERAKQLSRTSMYKSEFLANMSHELRTPLNSLLILAQLLAQNPEGNLTEKQVDYAEVIHSAGSDLLQLINDILDLSKVEAGKMDVHREPVSLHRLLEYVEMTFRPLASERDLDFRVVTAPGVPAEITTDEPRLRQVLRNLLSNALKFTESGAVELRIDKASDDELPEALHGVQVVAFRVRDTGVGIAPEHLDSIFGAFQQGAVTTGRRYGGTGLGLSISREVAQLLGGVLVAESRLGEGSEFTFYVPVGGSPPSRAVTGTGIAAGASRPGGEALPSADKSLAGRVVLIVDDDARNVYALTEILEAEGVRVLTADDGRTGIELLTAHREVDLIVMDVMMAGMDGYTATAAIRRMPGFADVPVIAVTAKAMPGDRAKSLAAGANDYITKPVDADDLVTRVRSWLKRR
- a CDS encoding SpoIIE family protein phosphatase; the protein is MTMSNQGQDEPRPDAPGPDEPGPDALTAAVAQLTAELAGLRRDLARRHLLDLASGVLVAQRSLTPADAADHLAQLAETTNVSPEDLAADIVNAAAGQGAPGGQGAPGGDGAASGDIEAAAAGTGAAAEAATDEDRSAARRARLVEATAEAAAQTGSSVDEIAGTLLDGGMRPLGVRGLWLFRRTETDCLQLAGQAGVSALEAAHWRWVPPGTGSALHRVLAEAAPLWLPAGPPEGERLPGPAPDAARALLPLRQRGVVTGLALVDWPGPTALDEPVRRALTGLAVPAARILDAGASDPSESGVLVPLLDLLTHPAMVLRADPETGTLHVEHLNRPALDSARHVHGPAGRPLAQLFPVMQAGLVRLARVARESAAPQRAARVPVEHRPGDPDPLHDVRVLPVGPGRTVVLWHGATDPGLSLSRVLGRLENLAAFEDDLITGKSRWSDQAYRIFGLDPAAPPVPLRRLAPHLHRDETGNLNELLVELTERREGAHTVVRAVREDGGLRHVRIAAEPLLTGGVLTGITGVYQDVSAQHHTEIALTATFDRLTAAQTQAALRHQLVLQLQQAIVPEVPVLQRLPGLQVAARYRPAAEEYRVGGDWYDVLPLPSGRVLVAVGDIAGHGIDSVTGMVALRNALRGLAFTGHSPARLMAWLNEVTLHTHGRPTATAVCALYDPSDRSLCWASAGHLPLLLLRAGEAVFLEPPRNILLGAVPAADYTETVTPLVPGDTLMLYTDGLVESRRTGIDEGLERLRRAVERLRPGGLDERTDALLASVTGDTDDDTSLVVVRLS
- a CDS encoding DUF6381 family protein, whose product is MSTAGEPVRTSEQVRVMAEELDRGAERCKDPEHRARLRRRAEQLRREYDGDDGDDGAPDAPAPSRQDQQHHRRHGPPRGPHGPGPDRPRGA
- a CDS encoding CBS domain-containing protein, which codes for MTQLVKDVMTIGVLALPPEASLVEAARLMRDRDVGDVLVADDDRLLGVLTDRDIAVRSVAMGHDPHIMPVRSVCTPDVLTVRPDADSGEAVSIMREHGVRRLAVVDDGHPMGVVTLGDLARARDPGSALAGISAAPPNTGA
- a CDS encoding PRC-barrel domain containing protein, giving the protein MGEGIWGFPESAGLVPGAQLIGYHVEATDGAIGKIDKHSGDVGRSYIVVNTGPWIFGHHVLVPAGVVSRVDHEGETVHVDCSKQQIKDSPDFESGRYADDVASIRLIEQHYGRHM
- a CDS encoding SigB/SigF/SigG family RNA polymerase sigma factor; protein product: MLMSPIASTRQPTTVRAARPERSAALDGLPEIPDFRTISALDARALSVSLFRRLRTLEEGTEEYSYVRNTLVELNLSLVKFAATRFSGRSEPMEDIVQVGTVGLIKAINRFDVEREVEFTSFALPTVVGEIKRFFRDTSWAVRVPRRLQELRLDLAKAYDVMEQDLGRAPTAAELADRLGLTEEEVVEGQRAANGYVARSIEPLEDDESTSPLTRRLGAEDPALDIIECLECLKPLIAELPERERTILALRFGDDLTQSEIGERLGISQMHVSRLLARVLTKLRAALLADDAGPEDEPVGRGCATRLLATCAPRRTVRTVRCTTLRRPA
- a CDS encoding DUF350 domain-containing protein; translated protein: MTDIVNGLGRATAYGALGVVLLILGILLVDLLTPGKLGRQIWEERNRNAAVLLSSALLGIGGIVFTSIWTTYNDFGKGLASTAAFGLLGLVLMAVAFLVVDLVTPGKLGATLVEPEPHPAVWVTASCNIAVAAIVSASIA
- a CDS encoding MFS transporter yields the protein MRSDGGPPRRPGYLAAAAVFAIGMAGTTLPTPLYGLYQQEIGFSELVVTLVFAVYALAVITVLLVAGNYSDDVGRRPVLLAAMAFSAASAGCFLLERGLPLLFAGRLLSGVAAGLLSGAATAAVIELARPGRKARAGFAATAANMGGLGCGPLLSGLLAQYAPRPLTLVFWVHLGLIAVGCLITWSLPETVEHPKRWPPLRPQGVSVPDEVKGVFVPASVAAFAGFALLGLFTAVAPSFVATTLDVHNLAVTGAVVFSVFLASTAGQSLTPMVGVRRALPVGCGLLVVGLMLVASSLIAQSLPLLVVGALCGGTGQGLAFRAALTLIGDAAPAHHRGGTISAFFVVAYTGISLPVVGVGAMATWLGLRTAGLVFSVCVMVIAACAGTYAALRPPMERSTEPAARASDSL